One Leptolyngbya sp. NIES-2104 genomic window carries:
- a CDS encoding DUF4351 domain-containing protein: MTGSNDAIDHDRLFKELISTFFLEFLELFLPEMRATIDPDSIRFLQQEYFADLTAGEDKIIDLLVEVKQLGEDAVFIFHLEAQASPESHFTRRIFFYFARLHQKFLLRIYPIVIFSFDQPYREEPHTYTVEFPNWKVLEFNFKSIQLNRLNWRDFLNQPNPVAAALMSKMRIAIADRPRVKVECLRLLATLQLDPARTRLISGFVDTYLKLNAIETQAFQAEIAKIEPERREGVMQIVTSWMQEGIDQGIARERSLVLRLLTKRVGTLSSEVRDRIDQLSIEQVEALGEALLEFGSLTDLEAWLSQSLDD, translated from the coding sequence ATGACGGGTAGTAATGATGCGATCGATCACGACCGTTTGTTCAAAGAACTCATCTCGACCTTTTTCCTGGAGTTTCTCGAACTCTTTTTGCCAGAGATGCGGGCAACCATTGACCCCGACTCCATTCGGTTCCTCCAGCAGGAATACTTTGCCGACCTCACCGCAGGGGAAGACAAGATTATCGATCTGCTCGTGGAAGTGAAACAACTGGGCGAAGATGCCGTTTTCATTTTCCATCTCGAAGCCCAAGCGTCCCCAGAATCCCACTTCACCCGACGGATTTTCTTTTACTTTGCACGATTGCACCAAAAGTTTCTTCTGCGAATTTATCCAATCGTCATCTTCTCCTTCGACCAGCCTTATCGCGAAGAACCGCACACCTACACCGTCGAGTTTCCCAATTGGAAAGTGTTGGAATTCAACTTCAAATCTATCCAATTGAATCGCCTGAACTGGCGAGATTTTCTGAATCAGCCGAACCCCGTGGCGGCCGCCTTGATGAGCAAGATGCGGATTGCGATCGCAGACCGTCCGAGGGTGAAAGTCGAGTGTCTACGATTATTGGCGACGTTGCAACTTGATCCAGCCCGGACGAGATTAATCTCAGGCTTTGTAGACACGTATCTGAAACTGAATGCGATCGAGACTCAGGCATTTCAGGCGGAAATTGCTAAAATTGAACCAGAACGGAGGGAGGGCGTGATGCAGATTGTCACCAGTTGGATGCAAGAGGGGATCGACCAAGGCATTGCACGAGAGCGATCGCTCGTTTTGCGTCTGCTCACCAAGCGAGTTGGAACCTTGTCGTCTGAAGTTCGTGATCGCATTGACCAACTTTCCATTGAGCAAGTAGAAGCACTAGGGGAAGCGCTATTAGAGTTTGGGAGTTTAACAGACTTGGAGGCTTGGCTTTCACAGTCATTGGACGATTAG